The stretch of DNA TGGCCGGCCATCGCCAGCGCCACGTCGAGGCCGCCCGCGCCGATGGAGATCATGCCGATCCCCCCCTGCGTAGGGGTGTGGCTGTCGGAGCCGAGCAGCGTCTGCCCTGGCACGCCGAAACGCTCGAGATGCACCTGATGGCAAATGCCGTTGCCGGGGCGGGAGAACCAAATGCCGTGCTTGGCCGCGACCGACTGAAGATAGAGGTGGTCATCGGCGTTTTTGAAATCATCCTGAAGCATGTTGTGGTCGACGTAGGATACGGAAAGCTTTGTTTTTACTTTCGGCACTCCCATAGCCTCGAACTGCAAGTAGGCCATCGTGCCGGTGGCATCCTGCGTGAGCGTCTGGTCAATGCGAATGGCGATCGGCTTGCCCGCCGTCATTTCACCTTCAACCAGATGCGCTTTAAGAATTTTTTGGGTTAGATTGAAACCCATGTGCTTCTCCCCCTTTTATGTATAAAAACGGATTGCCATTTCGCTTAAGTTGACACCCCGCCGCCTCTCCATGCGGCGGCATCGAACCCGCATACTCTACCAAAACATCATTTTAAAATAAACAAATAACGAGTCGCCGCGCAAAGCGTCTATTTGCACCACGGTACGGGGGCGGCACAGTCCAGACAATGCCTATTTTTTAGGCATTGTCTCATACCGCCAAGCGTCTTTCTTTTTGCCGTAATAGTTTTTCAACAGACGGCCGCGCATGTAGCCGTGCTTTTCGTAGAAGGCGATGGCAGCTTCGTTTTCCACCGCCACTTGCAGCACGGCCTTCCGCGCGCCCCGCGCGGCAAGAGCCTGCTCCGCCATGCCGATCAAACGGCCGCCAAGGCCCCGGCGGCGGTATGGCCCAAGGATATCGATGGTGACGATACTCCCCTCCCCCCGCTTTTCCATCGCCGTCAGCACGAAGCCAACCATCGCCTCGCCGTCGAAAGCGCAAAAAGCGGGATCGCGCAAAACCAGCAGATGGTAGTAGATGAAGTCGATGGGATAGGCGATGTCCGGGTCGAAACAGATTTGGTCGATCTCCCACATCCGTTTGATGTCGGCGGATATGGCGGGACGGATGATGATCCCACCGCCAATTTCCCCCTCTCCAACGCCATTGCGGGCCATGCCCCGATAGTATCATGGCCGCGGCCGCGCATTGGCGCGCGGCGCCGCCAGCCTTACCCGGCGCGGGCGGCCACCGCGCAAACCACGCGCGCGGCCCCCTCTTTCTTCAGTGTACGGGCCGCCTCGCCCAGCGTGGCGCCGGTGGTCATGATGTCGTCCACCAGCAACAGAGCCTTGCCCGCCAGCCTTTCGGGGGAAGGGGCGGTAAAAGCATTTTTTATGTTCGTGCGCCGGTCGGCGCGGCTGAGCGAGAACTGCGGTTCGGTGAACCGCGCGCGGGCCAACAAGTCCGCCGCCACCGGCACGCCGAACGTCTTCCCCACTTCGGCCGCCAGCAGCCACGACTGGTTATATCCCCGCCGAAAGAGCCGGCGGCGGTGCAATGGCACCGGGATCACAAAGTCGATCCCCTCCATCACCCCCGCGCGGTGCAACGCGGCGCAAAGCAGCGGCCCCAGCGCCCCGGCCAGCCGCGTTTTGCCGGCGAACTTGTAACGGTGGATAAGCTCGCGCGTTTTTCCCTCGTAGCGCAACGCCGCCACCGCCGCGTCAAACGGCGGGGGGGATATGCGGCAATCGCCGCAGAGCACAACCCCCGCCCCGGCCAGTTCCCCGTCGATCGGAGCGGCGCAACGGCGGCAGGCGTGGCGTCCGGCGGGGGAAAGCGCGGCGGCGCAGGCGGGACAGATATCGAAAACCCCGTCGCTAACGCGCGCCGCGCCGCAGGCAAGGCACACGGGGGGGAAAGCGGTTCGAACAACACGGCCAACCGCCGCCAGGGCGAACCGGCCCGCAAACGCCGCGAAGTCAGCGGCCCGCAAGGAAATCCGCCACGGCCCGCAACGATTGCTCCGAAGGCTTGTGAAATTCCAGCCCGCAGGTGAACAGTTTTCCTTTCCGGTCAACTCTGCGGACGATGCAGAGCATCTCCAGATTTTTCTTTTTGCCGCCGGAAGAGACATTGATGAAGATGTTCACGCGATCCCCTTTTTCCAGCGGGAGGGAGGTCTCGAGCATCACCCCTTTTTCACTGATGTCCAGGATGGTGCCGATGCCGGCACGGTCGGCGGCCACCAGGGCATTTTCCTTGCGTTTGAGCACCACCGGCGTGGTCACCCGCATAAAACGGCGGGCCTGCTTTCTGACGACCTCGGCTTCCGGCTCCATAGGGAAGGAAATGAGCAGATGGGGGATTTTCTTTTGCAGCAGTTTGATCCGGAAAATTACCGGTTTGCCTTTTTCGGGGATTGCCCGCAGGCGGCAAAGGTCGTAATCAACCGGTACGCGCACCAGCCCGTCGTCCGCATGGCGGACGCGGAACAGGATGTATTCCCCCAGACGCCAGTCGAGGATGTCCCCGCGATAACGATGGTCGTCGAACTCCAAATGAATCTCTTTGGCGTTGTTGAGCGCATCCGAGGAAAAAGCGATAAGTTTCTGGCGGGCTTCGTCCGTTTTGACGTCGGCTTTTCCGGTATCCGTTTCGGCCATATCACACCGTTCCCTCTCCAAGGATTCATAAGCACAGTGCAATGCTTTACAGCCGTAGCATAACAGAAGGGGGCGCGGCAAACAAAGCGGCCGGGGGTAAATTACAGAGCGGACGAAACATCGGCGCGGGCGGCGCGCGTCTGCTTCACCACCGCGCCCAGATGGCGCACCAGCGGCGGCAGGTTTTCGCCGGTGACGGCGGAAATGGCGAAGATCGTGAAGCCGCGCGCATCGAACATCGCGCGCAATGTATCCAGCGGTTCGCGGTCGTACAATGCGTCGATCTTGGTGAGCACCACAACCTGCCGTTTGGCGAGCAGCGCGGGGTCGAACGCCTCTATCTCGCGTTCGATCACGGAAAAATCGTGATTGATGCGGTCGACATCCGGGTCGCTCACATCGACGAGGTGGCAGAGCACGGAGGTGCGCTCGATATGCTTCAAAAACTGGATGCCCAGCCCCTTCCCCAAATGCGCCCCTTCGATCAGCCCCGGCATATCGGCCATCACGAAGCTGTAGTCGTCGCTCTTCACCACGCCGATTTTCGGCGAGAGCGTGGTGAACGGGTAATCGGCGATCTTCGGCTTGGCGGCGGTGAGGCGGGAGATGAGCGTGCTCTTGCCGGCGTTCGGCAGGCCGATGATCCCCACGTCCGCCAGCAGTTTCAGCTCGATGTGGAGCGCCCTCTCCTCCCCCGGCATGCCGGGCTGGGCGAAGCGGGGAGCCTGGAAAGTGGACGACTTGAAGAAGGCGTTCCCCTTCCCGCCGATTCCCCCCTTGCCCGCCACCCACTGCTGGCCGTGATCCGTGAGGTCGGCCAACACCGCGCCGGTCTCGGCGTCCTTGAACATCGTGCCGGGGGGAACCGGGAGGATGAGCGTATCGCCATCCGTGCCGTGACGGTCCTGCCCCATGCCGTAGCCGCCGTTCTCGGCGTCGAACTCTTTTTTATAGCGGAATTTCAGGAGGGTGCTTTCGCCCTGGTCAGCGACAAAAATGACATCGCCCCCCTTGCCGCCGTCGCCGCCGTCCGGCCCGCCGCGCGGGACGTATATCTCCCGGCGGAAGCTGACGCATCCCGCGCCGCCGTGCCCGGCCTTTATCCTTAACTTAACTTCATCGATAAACATAGACCGGTTATTGTACGTCATTTACCGCAGTTAGGCGCATAAATCGACGCGGGAAGTTATAATCGCGTTGCTCAATGCCCTCCGCCCAAGCGGAATTATGCCTCATATTGTTACGGAATAGCCGGTTTTGGCTCTTTTCGCATATGAACCCTTTCTTTTGCTTCTCGCATAACAACCGCCCCATATGTGGCAGATTCTCCGGATGCTCCAAATCTTCCAAGTTCACCAAATTGTCCAACTGAGCTTGACCGGAATCTTCCGGGGAATTTTTGAATCTATAAATTTATGCGCGGAACCGAGACACAAACTTGCGAAATTATGTACCGCGGTACATGAATTGCACCGGAGCGCGGAAGATATTTTTGGAAAAGGCTTTTCAGCAATGGCGAAAAATCCGAAAAGGAGACGATGCAAAAAGCAAAACGGCAAAGGAATTTTGGTTATGAACAGGATGATAAGCTCGATAGCAATACTGGGATGCGCCGCGCTGGTTGGCAACGCCGCGATGACCTGCGCGGAAGAGATGCCCGCTGGAGCCGAAAGTAACGGGCGCATTCTCACCATCAATTTCATCGGCCAACGCCCATCCTCGGTTACCCTCCATTACAAGGTGTCCGAAAACGGCGCCGGGACGAAATCCGCCATGATCCTGCTGGAGTCGCTCAAAAGAAAGCTGGCCGAAAAAGGATTCGAGCGGCGGCATGCGGAAGATGCCTGGCAAAATGCCGTTCACGGCTATTCGGTGTTCATCATTGGCGACGCCGGCTATTCAAAAAAAGCCCGCTCGCTGGAAAAGCGCGACGGGCACTTGATGGCCATCATCGAGGAGAACGACGAATTGGCCGCGCTGAATGGCGTCCCCGCGCAAGGAAGCGGGCTGGACTACCGGCAGATCGAGAAGATGGCCGACGAGATAGTGGCGCGCCTTCTTTTCCACTCGTATATTTAATGGATATTTCTAAAACCTCCTAAAGGCTACAAAGCCGGACCTGCCCCTGGCCCCGTCCCCTCCTTGCAGGATACCGATGTCACGGTGAAAGTGGCCGAGCCGATAGCCACCAGTGTTCCATCGTCGGTGTGCAGTTCCATTGTGGCCATGGAAAGGCGCGCACCGGCGCGGACGATTTTTGCGGAGGCGCGGACTCCCCGCTCCTTTGCATGCTGAAGAAGCTGCACATGGAGGTCAACGGTGGATATCCATGTATCGTACCGCGTGGCTACGGTGAACCAGCCCGCCATATCAAGCATGGTGGACATTACTCCGCCATGTATCCCCACGGGGCTATCGAGGTGCGGATTATACGGGAGCCGGAATTCCGCTTCCCCGCCGCTGTTGTAGAAAAGCTCCATGCCGAAGGTCTTTGCTATCGGCGCGCGGCCGAACAGCGCCTTGAGGCCAACAATCCGCCGTTCCAAAACATCCTTGCCCGGTTCTTTTTCCATCACCACACTCCCGATTTAAGTAACGGAATTTTTCGGTTACCACGGAATGCCTTTGAACCTAAGAATTCCCTGCGCCCCTTGATTGCCAAATTGAGCCGCAATTTTTAAATCCGCAATCGCCCGGTTGTTGCCGCCAAGCTTGTCGAAAGTCTGACCATGGCCATTATACGCATCCGCATATTTCGGGTCTATCTCTATCGCCATGTTGAAATCCGCAATCGCCCGCGGACAGTCACCTGGTTGATGGTAAGACATCCCACGGGTCAGGTGACGAAACGGTGAT from Nitrospinota bacterium encodes:
- a CDS encoding GNAT family N-acetyltransferase is translated as MARNGVGEGEIGGGIIIRPAISADIKRMWEIDQICFDPDIAYPIDFIYYHLLVLRDPAFCAFDGEAMVGFVLTAMEKRGEGSIVTIDILGPYRRRGLGGRLIGMAEQALAARGARKAVLQVAVENEAAIAFYEKHGYMRGRLLKNYYGKKKDAWRYETMPKK
- a CDS encoding ComF family protein, coding for MRAADFAAFAGRFALAAVGRVVRTAFPPVCLACGAARVSDGVFDICPACAAALSPAGRHACRRCAAPIDGELAGAGVVLCGDCRISPPPFDAAVAALRYEGKTRELIHRYKFAGKTRLAGALGPLLCAALHRAGVMEGIDFVIPVPLHRRRLFRRGYNQSWLLAAEVGKTFGVPVAADLLARARFTEPQFSLSRADRRTNIKNAFTAPSPERLAGKALLLVDDIMTTGATLGEAARTLKKEGAARVVCAVAARAG
- a CDS encoding PilZ domain-containing protein, whose translation is MAETDTGKADVKTDEARQKLIAFSSDALNNAKEIHLEFDDHRYRGDILDWRLGEYILFRVRHADDGLVRVPVDYDLCRLRAIPEKGKPVIFRIKLLQKKIPHLLISFPMEPEAEVVRKQARRFMRVTTPVVLKRKENALVAADRAGIGTILDISEKGVMLETSLPLEKGDRVNIFINVSSGGKKKNLEMLCIVRRVDRKGKLFTCGLEFHKPSEQSLRAVADFLAGR
- the obgE gene encoding GTPase ObgE — protein: MFIDEVKLRIKAGHGGAGCVSFRREIYVPRGGPDGGDGGKGGDVIFVADQGESTLLKFRYKKEFDAENGGYGMGQDRHGTDGDTLILPVPPGTMFKDAETGAVLADLTDHGQQWVAGKGGIGGKGNAFFKSSTFQAPRFAQPGMPGEERALHIELKLLADVGIIGLPNAGKSTLISRLTAAKPKIADYPFTTLSPKIGVVKSDDYSFVMADMPGLIEGAHLGKGLGIQFLKHIERTSVLCHLVDVSDPDVDRINHDFSVIEREIEAFDPALLAKRQVVVLTKIDALYDREPLDTLRAMFDARGFTIFAISAVTGENLPPLVRHLGAVVKQTRAARADVSSAL
- a CDS encoding PaaI family thioesterase; this encodes MEKEPGKDVLERRIVGLKALFGRAPIAKTFGMELFYNSGGEAEFRLPYNPHLDSPVGIHGGVMSTMLDMAGWFTVATRYDTWISTVDLHVQLLQHAKERGVRASAKIVRAGARLSMATMELHTDDGTLVAIGSATFTVTSVSCKEGTGPGAGPAL
- a CDS encoding tetratricopeptide repeat protein, translating into MSDVRIRLPCPVSPFRHLTRGMSYHQPGDCPRAIADFNMAIEIDPKYADAYNGHGQTFDKLGGNNRAIADLKIAAQFGNQGAQGILRFKGIPW